From the Ciona intestinalis chromosome 2, KH, whole genome shotgun sequence genome, one window contains:
- the LOC100182212 gene encoding putative protein FAM10A4, translated as MEAFGITKDKLSMLEQFIKLIKFNTSILHTPELKFLKDWLVDDMKATLPDPPATEANGDKPSYAEAASGKSAWSKKESSEEEEEEEDEESDLDIDMEGVIPGDTDPPQDMGDDSKEATEEEQDEAMKMRRLGMEAMSNGDNEGAIEHFTAGIKLDNTKTVLFVKRGTAYLRLAKPNAATRDAKKALEINPDSAAAYKVLGKADKFLGNWAEACHNFEVAQKIDYDDEIHDLLKEIKPKATKIREHTMARERKKKEKEIAARIKRVKKAQKAQEKAKKEQEERERAEAERMRKEMPGMFNFTGAQDMPDFSSFAKQKSNEAPDLGQDKMEETEDEPKIFEVPTDIDLD; from the exons ATGGAGGCATTCGGAATTACAAAAGATAAGCTAAGCATGCTGGAGCAGTTCATTAAACTTATCAAGTTCAACACTTCAATTCTCCATACACCTGAATTGAAATTCCTTAAAGACTGGCTTGTTGATGA catgAAAGCAACATTGCCAGATCCGCCTGCAACTGAAGCTAATGGTGACAAACCATCATATGCTGAAGCTGCTTCAGGAAAGTCAGCATGGTCAAAGAAGGAAAGTTCTGAGGAAgaggaggaagaagaagatgaGGAAAGTGATCTTG ATATCGACATGGAAGGAGTGATTCCTGGTGATACTGATCCACCTCAAGACATGGGCGATGACTCAAAAGAAGCAACGGAAGAGGAGCAGGATgag GCTATGAAGATGAGAAGACTGGGCATGGAAGCAATGAGTAATGGAGACAACGAAGGAGCTATTGAACATTTTACTGCTGGAATCAAATTGGATAATACGAAGACTGTTCTATTTGTAAAGAGAGGAAC AGCATACTTACGGTTGGCAAAACCAAATGCTGCCACACGTGATGCAAAGAAGGCACTTGAAATTAACCCAGATTCTGCAGCTGCATACAAG GTTCTTGGTAAGGCTGACAAATTTCTTGGAAATTGGGCAGAGGCTTGCCACAACTTTGAAGTCGCCCAAAAGATTGATTACGACGATGAAATTCATGATTTGTTAAAGGAAATCAAACcaaag GCAACAAAAATTCGAGAACACACAATGGCGCGTGAGAGAAAGaagaaagaaaaggaaatCGCGGCAAGAATAAAAAGAGTAAAGAAAGCTCAAAAGGCGCAGGAGAAAGCAAAAAAAGAACAAGAAGAACGAGAAAGG GCGGAGGCTGAACGAATGAGAAAGGAAATGCCGGGAATGTTCAATTTCACCGGTGCTCAGGACATGCCGGATTTTTCGAGCTTTGCGAAGCAGAAATCAAATGAAGCCCCCGACCTTGGCCAAGATAAAATGGAAGAAACTGAAGACGAACCGAAGATTT
- the LOC104265388 gene encoding sarcalumenin-like: MKLCGQFVTYTLFTILEQVYGRNGREYDSSKASARNRDTLGLRPRDLIHKTLRFETPRAPHEKLVLEQLVKIYKRDIKPMEDAYNYNYLPIRTDVTVGQIQSKPIILFLGPWSTGKTSMINYFLDTDILRVGAEPTTSEFTVVGYETSIKNTEGAVLVSDKMKEFSPLEKYGQGFIEKFGGIGLPHPLLKKVTFVDTPGIIENRKQQERGYPFNKVMQWFIDHAALIFVVFDPTKLDVGSELETLFQQLKGKESQIRIILNKADSIASQELMRVYGALFWSLAPLINVTEPPRVYTGSYWPYEYKLNTNSDLFKQEEVSVLQDLNDIIENRLENKIALIRQHAVRVRIHALLVDEYLAKFKTERSFLSNQEQVKYEILNNPKRFDIYKAVTSKHNISPFDLPDPEIYKDFFTHNPLTEFMSLEQHCGYFSGCPMDDLETAITTSLPGLLPSVNQLSKTEL; the protein is encoded by the exons atgaaattgtGTGGGCAATTTGTAACTTATACCCTGTTTACAATCTTGG AGCAAGTTTATGGAAGAAATGGTCGCGAGTATGATTCATCCAAGGCAAGTGCAAGGAATCGTGACACCCTTGGATTAAGACCAAGAGATTTAATTCATAAAACGCTTCGTTTCGAGACACCTCGTGCACCTCATGAAAAATTAGTGTTGGAACAGTTGGTGAAGATATACAAGCGTGACATTAAGCCAATGGAGGATGCATACAACTATAACTATTTGCCAATTCGTACAGATGTAACAG tCGGACAAATTCAATCGAAACCAATTATTTTGTTCTTGGGTCCATGGAGTACAGGAAAAACTTCAATGATCAATTATTTTCTTGACACTGATATTCTCCGGGTCG GTGCTGAGCCCACCACATCAGAGTTTACTGTAGTGGGTTATGAGACAAgcataaaaaacacagaaGGTGCTGTACTTGTGTCAGATAAGATGAAAGAATTTTCGCCACTGGAAAAATATGGGCAAGGGTTCATAGAAAAGTTTGGCGGTATCGGACTACCTCATCCTTTACTAAAGAAAGTGACCTTTGTTGACACACCAG GTATCATAGAAAATCGCAAGCAGCAAGAAAGAGGTTATCCATTCAATAAAGTCATGCAATGGTTTATTGATCACGCCGCacttatttttgttgtgtttgatCCAACGAAGTTAGATGTTGGATCTGAACTTGAAACTTTGTTTCAACAGTTAAAAGGAAAAGAATCTCAAATAAG GATAATACTAAACAAAGCAGACAGCATCGCATCACAGGAGTTAATGCGAGTGTACGGAGCATTGTTTTGGAGCTTGGCCCCGCTAATTAATGTAACAGAACCACCACGTGTTTACACTGGATCCTACTGGCCTTATGAATACAAACTCAACACAAACAGCGATCTATTTAAACAAGAGGAAGTATCTGTACTGcag GATCTAAATGACATCATTGAAAATCGCCTGGAGAATAAAATCGCATTGATTCGACAGCACGCAGTGCGTGTGCGAATTCATGCACTTTTAGTTGATGAATACCTTGCTAAGTTCAAAACTGAAAGAAGCTTTTTAAGCAACCAAGAGCaagtaaaatatgaaattcTTAACAATCCAAAGAGATTCGACATTTATAAAGCAGTAACTTCTAAGCACAACATCAGTCCGTTTGATTTACCCGACCCTGAGATTTACAAGGATTTTTTCACACACAACCCACTAACTGAATTCATGTCTTTGGAACAGCATTGTGGGTATTTCTCAGGTTGCCCAATGGATGACCTTGAAACTGCCATCACAACAAGTTTACCTGGTCTACTACCATCTGTCAACCAACTAAGTAAAACTGAACTGTAA